One Aegilops tauschii subsp. strangulata cultivar AL8/78 chromosome 7, Aet v6.0, whole genome shotgun sequence genomic window carries:
- the LOC109748203 gene encoding protein NRT1/ PTR FAMILY 2.3, with protein MDSSTNSKLKPVVGQEEAQEKPGRERGGWITLPFIAGSMLGLGLAVNGTTSNLLVYLLKEYNVESIDAAQITNMVRGSLNLVPVAGAVLADSYLGSFPVILAGAAINLLAFVLFTLTAALPSLRPPHCTSSSTVGCQHGSPGQLAVLYAAIFLLAIGTGGTRFNIATMGADQFGSTGEQDTFFNWYFVFLYGSFIVGETAIVYIQDDVSWAMGFGVCLGASTFSLAMLLMGARYYRMPTTKGSPYTDLARVVVAAVRKASIQVGTHGDVQYNVGDRAVVESGSDGAPSKNLRFLNRAAMITSASDNSGGASGPSVWRLCTVQQVEDLKSLLGVFPLWSSGIMVSVSIGVMLGMIILQALAMDRSLGPHFNIPAGAISVCSLVAFIVATPVLDRAVFPLWHKITDTPASPLQRVGLGHVVNIAGMVAAALVERRRLSGMRAHPGGTPMSVLWLLLPLGVVGAGEALHFPGNMAFYYMEFPKTLRSLATAMAPLLIAMGFYISTVFVDIVRRVTAWLPENIDQGRLDNVYWTLAVAATLNFGYFLVCVWRYKYHIRGTRVAM; from the exons ATGGATAGCTCCACTAACTCTAAACTCAAGCCTGTCGTCGGCCAAGAAGAAGCCCAAGAGAAACCAGGCAGAGAGCGAGGAGGATGGATCACTCTCCCCTTCATAGCTG GGAGCATGTTGGGGCTGGGGCTGGCCGTCAACGGGACAACCAGCAACCTGCTGGTGTACCTGCTCAAGGAGTACAACGTGGAGAGCATCGACGCCGCGCAGATCACCAACATGGTCCGCGGCTCCCTCAACCTCGTGCCTGTCGCCGGCGCCGTCCTCGCCGACTCCTACCTCGGCTCCTTCCCCGTCATCCTCGCCGGCGCTGCCATCAACCTCCTG GCTTTCGTGTTGTTCACGCTCACCGCGGCGTTGCCGTCCCTGCGGCCACCACACTGCACATCGTCATCTACCGTTGGGTGCCAGCACGGATCCCCAGGGCAGCTTGCCGTCCTGTATGCCGCCATCTTCCTTCTCGCCATTGGCACCGGCGGCACACGTTTCAACATCGCAACAATGGGCGCGGACCAGTTCGGCAGCACGGGCGAGCAGGACACCTTCTTCAACTGGTACTTTGTCTTCCTCTACGGCTCCTTCATTGTTGGCGAGACGGCCATTGTCTACATCCAGGACGACGTGTCATGGGCCATGGGGTTTGGTGTCTGTCTCGGCGCATCGACATTTAGCTTGGCGATGCTTCTTATGGGCGCACGGTACTACCGGATGCCCACGACAAAGGGCAGCCCCTACACAGACCTGGCTCGCGTCGTTGTGGCCGCCGTGCGCAAGGCTAGCATCCAAGTCGGCACTCATGGTGATGTGCAGTACAACGTAGGAGACCGCGCCGTCGTGGAGTCGGGCAGCGATGGGGCACCAAGTAAAAACTTAAG ATTTCTAAATCGAGCCGCCATGATCACAAGTGCAAGCGACAATTCCGGGGGTGCATCAGGTCCTAGCGTCTGGCGGTTGTGCACGGTGCAGCAGGTCGAGGACCTCAAGTCCCTCCTCGGTGTCTTCCCGCTGTGGTCGTCTGGCATAATGGTGAGTGTGTCGATCGGCGTGATGCTTGGCATGATCATCCTGCAGGCTCTCGCCATGGACCGCTCGCTCGGACCACACTTCAACATCCCGGCCGGGGCTATCTCTGTCTGCTCCCTCGTCGCATTCATCGTGGCAACCCCGGTCCTGGACCGCGCAGTCTTCCCTCTCTGGCACAAGATCACAGACACCCCTGCGTCCCCGCTACAGCGCGTGGGCCTCGGCCATGTGGTGAACATTGCAGGCATGGTCGCCGCTGCGCTGGTGGAGCGCCGGAGGCTTAGCGGCATGCGCGCGCACCCCGGCGGCACGCCCATGTCCGTGTTGTGGCTCCTGCTCCCACTGGGCGTCGTCGGGGCTGGAGAGGCCCTCCACTTCCCGGGGAACATGGCCTTCTACTACATGGAGTTCCCCAAGACGCTACGGAGCCTGGCTACGGCCATGGCGCCGCTGCTCATCGCGATGGGGTTCTACATAAGCACGGTGTTTGTAGATATCGTGAGGCGGGTCACGGCGTGGCTGCCGGAGAACATAGACCAAGGGAGACTAGACAACGTGTATTGGACACTGGCGGTGGCAGCGACACTCAATTTTGGCTACTTCCTCGTCTGCGTCTGGCGATACAAGTATCATATCCGAGGAACGAGGGTGGCAATGTAG